A region of the Amycolatopsis sp. cg13 genome:
ACCCGCCCCGGATTCCGTCGGCGGGACCCAACCCGCCGACTGCGTGCCGTCGCCGCTGTTGCCCTGTGCCACAGGCAAATGCGCGGCAGGGATTTGTTGGTTGCCGACCTGCCCGGCGCTGTTCCCGGCGTAATGCTGCGTGGACGGCGAGACGAAAGAGTTGGCCCGGTCCGACTGCGACGACCCGGAATCCGGACCGGACGACGAGCGCGGCTCGAACGTCGAATGTCCGCCGCTCGTCGCCTGCTGATTCGTTGTGGCAGAAGGCTTCCCGACCGTGAAGTCGCCCTGCGCGTCGGACATCTGGCCGTACTCGGTCGGCATGGCTTGGGCATGTCCGTCGCTGGTCGACGTAAAGCCTTGATAGATCTGGTTGTTCCGCTGTACCGCCGCGTTGCGCTGGTTGATCTGGTCTTCGGTGTCGGTGTCCCAGGGCGACAGCTTGTCCACCATGTCCCGCGTCGGCGGCCAATCGGACACGTCCTGCAACGAGTCGCGAGTGGACTGGAACGCATGACTCTGATCGGTCAGGGTGTTCTGACCTGTGCCCAACGCCGACGATGACGAGATCGCCACCTGCGCAAGCGGCTGCAGCCCGCCGCGGGCCGCGTCACCACTCTGGCCGGACCACGCCGCTTCCAACCGGGCCACGATCGCCCGCGTGTCCGACTCGATCTCCTGCTGCTTCAAAGCCTGGGCCCGGGCCACGTCCTGGGCCTGCCCCAAACTGCCCAGTCCCGGACCCTGCTTCACGCGCCGCACCAGTTCGCCCGGCAGGATCAGTTTGCCTTCCTTCTGTTGCTGTTCCATCCAGGACTTGACGACTTCATTTGCCGAATCGAACATCACGCGCCTGCCTTCAACGTCGTGACCGCCAGATCCGCAACCTTCCGTGCGTCGTCGCACGGATCGCCCTGGCCCACCGCCGCACTGGCGAACTGGACATCGGCCTCGAACGCTGCGTTGTCAGCGATCCCCACGGCGACGCTGCACATGCCCTTGGAACGCTCGTCGGACGGGCCGTAGGCAACGACCGGATATCCCTGCACCGGAGCCAGAACCTTGAGGAAGCCGCGGCCTTGCGTCGCGTACACGTCGGCTAGGCCGCGCTTCCAGGCATACACGAACTGAATACCGACCAGAGATCCGCGGGAATCATCACCCCATGAACAGGACTTCGCGACCCCGGTGTCCTTCGCCGCTGGACTGCGCGTGGGCGTCTTCGAGAACAGACCATTGACCTGGGCTGAGGTAAGCGCCGCGCACGGATCGCCCTGGATCAGAGCGGGAGGCAAGGGCGAAGCGATCTTCGGAACCGACGGATCAGTACTCGGCGCGGTTGAACTCGCGCTCGGTTCCGGGGTGCCCGGCGTGGTCCCCGAACACGCTGCGAGCGTGCACGCAACAGCCAGGCCAGCTGCAACACTGACAAACCTCGACACGCCAGTCACTAGAAGTGGCCCCCGTTACCCTTGACGCTTACGGTTTGCGCGGCCTGCTGGTCGTTGTCCTCGTGAATGCCAAGCGCAGACTGAATCTTGCCGATGAAAACGCTTACAAAATCTCGTTGCTTGACAAGCGAGTCCCGGTAGGCCGTGCCAGATTTGTTGGAAGCGTCGGTGTTACGCAGCGACGCAGGATCGTTGCCCGGCGACTGGATTGACCACATCGGCACCGCCTCGCGAAGCAGATCAGATATCTGGCGGTGAAGCTTCTGCAAGTTCGCCAGTTCCGCAGTCATCGCATCCCTGTCGAGAGAGAAGGCTCCGCCGGCCGACCCGCCGCCACCGGCACCTCCGCCGCCTTCGCCGGACACTACGAACATGGCCGCGTTCAATGCCTGCTCTTGCCCTGCCACTGCACGCCTCCCCTGACACACTGCGGGCACCTCGCCTCGCACCGATAGTAGCCAATTGGCAACAAACTGTCCCTGGAACGTCACAGGTCGCCTCTACCGCCATCTGCACCTGCTCTGACCTGGCCAAATATGAGTAGCGTCGCGGCCGCGGACACCGAGTTGCTGATCACCACGAAGCGCGGCGATTCGCTGCGGTCGCACAACTGGCGCACCCGTGAGTTCAATGCCGCCGTGCACGCTGCCGGGCTGGAGGTCGACGGGCTGACGCCGCACAAGCTCCGGCACACCGCAGCCTCGCTCGCCATCGCGGCAGGGGCGGACGTCAAGGTCGTTCAGCAGATGCTCGGGCACGCTGACGCGTCCATGACGCTGAACATCTACGAACACCTGTGGCCGGACCGCCTCGACGAGGTGGCCGACGTGCTCGACCTCCGCCGTGGGCAAGCACTCAAACGCATGTCGGCCTGACCGGGAAGCCCCGGGCGCGTGTTGTACGAATGTTGCACGGCCCGGGGGTTTCTGTCGTTCCGGGCGCGGGCAACAAAAAAGCCACATCCACCTGCGTGAACGTGGCTCTGTCTGGTCGGGCTGACCGGATTTGAACCTGCGACCCCTTGACCTCATTCTCTGCTGCAGGGACCAGGCGCGATCGGCCGGAATGTGCCTCTAAGCTGCAGGAACTCGGCCGTCGTTGGTCGACTTTGGCTGACGTCGACTGGTGCCGTGTTGGGCGAATGTTGTACGCCCGGCGCCCGATCGAACTCGCGACACCCGCTTTGTGGATCATGGTGTGCGATGCTGGCTGCATGGTGGACGGACATGACTGTAGGGCTTCTGCGGCCTGGAGCTCCTGGTTTGATCTTGATTGTTATTCTGGCCGGATTGATCCAAGCGATTTTAAGTGCCTTGCTGTGGGGGATGAGCAGAGTCACCATTGTGCAATTCCCCATTTCATGTCATCGAACAGTTGATTCAATTTGCCTTCAGTACCTGGGGAAAACCGAAGATTGAGTTCTAGAAGGCGTTCGGCCGCCCATCGGACATCCTTCGCCATCGACTGAATGAAGTCCATGCTGTCTAATCGCCTGTCGCGACGGCCGTGCGCGACCGAACTGCGCACTTCGTAAAAATCAGAGTGCCTTTTCGCGCGCTGCGCCCGGGAGTGCACGTCTGGTTCAAGCAAGCCGTAGCGTTCAGACATTGCGCGACCCGGCAGTGCGGATTTGGATCCAATTAACGTATCGAGTGCGACGCCAAGCGCTAACACTCCGTCGTCCGCTTCGGTTGACCAATAGTATGCGGCATACCATCGGCTGGCGATTCTTATCCGTCTAGAAATTTCGTCCTGACCCGAGAGGATCTTGTCAATTGTATTGCGTACTCGATGATTTCGCAATACAAGCTCCAGGGGGAATGGGTCGGCACTGTGCCAATGCACTGTCATGCCGTTTAAAACCTCTGACGAAAATAATGATGGAGAACTCAATTCATCACCTCCGCGGGCATCATGCAGATGCTTCGTAATTGCGCCCCGGTCGATTGCGAGACCTCGCGGACCTGGCCTATTAACCGGTCCGGCCATCCGTGTAAAGTCGGATCGATGGCCCGCGACTCTCTCTTCGACATGACCTAGTAGGAGACTCAGGCCGATAAGATTATTGAATGCTGTCGTTGCCTGCTCATATGCCATCATTCCCTGTCCGACAGTCCAGAATGCAGCAACTGCGATAGGTTCTGCGCCTATTGTGGCGAGATCTCGTTGCTGCTCGCTCAAGGTGTTTACCCATCTCATCGACGTCTCGGCTTGGAGCACATTTGGCGTGCGGTGGTGATCATTTACAGTTTGACGCCACTCGTCACTGAACATTCCAATGACTATATCGTCAATAGTTGCTGGTTCTGCGGTCCACGAAATGTTCGCCAAGCCAAAACACGTCATTGCTAGCCCTGGTTTACGTAGCCGGTTCAGGCCATCGGTTATAACCACGCTGGCCGTGGGCATTGCACCCGCAATACATGTCAGTGAGGCCACTGCGCCCCAAAGGTCATCTTCCCGCCATCGGAGCATCACTGATTGCTCTTGCAAAAGTAGCCGAACGGCTGTCTCGTAGGACGATATTCCCGCATGTTCAATCGTCATTAATTCATCGTCAATGGCGGAAATTATAGGCAATTCGGATGTGCGGTACTCGGGAACGCTCCAGCCAATACTCCAAGGCTTTCCGTCATGGACTTTCGTGGCATGACGGGCAGCTTCGAGCAGCAAATCAGCGACTTGACTTGACTTATTTCCTGACATTTGGCAACCCTCCATTGTTCAGATAATTTAAGATCCTCTTATCTTGCGGCCCGCTTTCGGATTCCAATAATAGTTCCGCTTGGGATTATCGGTGGACTGCGGGTACGCTCCGGCTGCTACTGCTCCGGTTTCTTCAGGTCGTACCCAACAAGAAGTCGAGCCACAGTCTCTTCCCCTGTTCCTTCACTGGCCAGCCAGCTAAATATCGTTCTAAGTTCGCCGTTTGCGACGGGTGCAGCCTGTCTGTGATGCAACGGTTACGACGATCTTTGACTGGAATGCCTACAAGTGGGTGGCCTCTCCGCCATCTCGTCGACCGGCGCAGCCCGATCACGTCGGGTCAAGGGGGCGCCTTCCTGCGGTCCGCAGCATGCCGGGCCAGGGACCTCAGAGCCACGTTCAATGTCCGTCGCATGTCCGTTCCACGGACATTGACAGGCCCGTAGGGTGCTGGGCGTGACTGACGAGCATGGGGCGTGGAAGACCTTCGGCGAGCGGACCATCTACGACAACAAGTGGGTACGACTCGGCCTGGCCGACGTGCAAGCGCCGAACGGTGAGCGGTGGGATTACCACGTGGTGCACCTGGCGCGCATCGCCATCGGACTGATCGTGGACGACCAGGACCGGGTGCTGATGCTGTGGCGCTACCGGTTCCCCACTGACCAATGGGGCTACGAACTGCTCGGAGGTCTCGTCGAGGACGGCGAGGAACCGGCAGTAACAGCAGCACGCGAGATCCGGGAGGAGAGCGGCTATCAGCCTCTCGGCGAGGCCGAGCACCTGATCAGCTTCGAGCCGTTGCCCGGACAGGTGACCGCGGGCACCGACGTGTATCTCTGGCGGGGAGCCGAAAAAGTCGGCGAACCCACAGACACTGAAGAAGTGGGCAGGCTGGAGTGGGTTCCGCTCAGCCGGATACTGGAGTTGGCGCAGCGGCAAGAGCTTCTCGGAGCGGGAGCGCTGGTGCCGTTGCTGTACTACGTCGCCTCACGCGGCACACGATAGAAACTGGCTCCTGCCCGGGCCTCAGGTTCGTTGTCTGCGCCGTCATTGGCGGCAACACAGAGCCGTTCTGGCCGATCGAAGCCTGCGAACTGGGAACGACGGCACGGGGATCAGGTCGTCTGCTCGGTTGCTGCGTGGCCCCATTGGGGCACCGCAGTGGCCCTTCCCTGACCTTTCGGTGAAATCATCCCACCTGCGACGCTGATGTCAGCGTCTGCAGTTGCTATCGCTGGTCAGGGTGGCTTTCGAGCGCCAGCGGATCACGAACAGGTCGGCGACCTTCTGCGAGACGCGCCAAGTCGCGCAGGAGGTCCCAATGGGCTGGTGGATCCGCTTCGACGGCACCGAGATCGACACCGATCCGGATACCGGCGAGATCATCGACGACAGCGAGGCCGTACGGCTCTTCGCCGAATTCGTTCTGAGCCATGTCGAGCGAGGCGTCACCATTCAAGCTCTGGCCGCGCGAACTGGCCTTGACGAGCGCGTCATCGAGACAGCGCTCGCCGTCGCTCGCGAACACCGGAGTCAAGGCGCGAAGCTCGGCAAGAACGAGGCCGCCACCCCGAATAGGCAGGCCTGGTGAAGCCGCAACAGGGCCGCAGCGGCGGATGTCGCGCACGGGCCGTGGTCCTCGGCATAGAACTCCGAGCCGCGCGTGAAGAGAGGTCTTTCGGGGTGCGCGAACTGGCCAGGCGGGTCGGCATCAACCCAGCGCAGTTGAGCAGCTGGGAGTTCGGCATGCGAAGTCCCAGCCCCACAGATGTGGCCGGAATCCTCGGCGCACTCGGAGTGGTCGGTGAGCGCAAACAGCGCGTTTTGCAGATCGCTGAGTTCGCCGAGTCCGATGTCATCGTGCTAGGTCAGGCAGGCCAACCGCGCCATATCTCGACGGCGAACGCATGCGCCAGCACAGCGCGCAGCATTGTGGACTGGCATCCGCTGCTTGTGCCGGACATGGTGCGTACTCCCGCCTATGCGGAAGCCGTCCTGGTCGCGACGCTTCCACGCGGGGCTGCGCCCCGGGCGATATTCAATGCGCGACCGCGGACCCGACCCGGCCATTTGCGGAATCAGGAAGCGGATTTGGCAGTCTTCGTAGGAGAGCGCGCACTCACGCACCCTGTCGGCGATCCTGCTGTCGCGGCGCAGCAACTGTTGTCCCTGCTCGAACTCGCTGACGACAGACGCACGCGCAATACCACTATCAGCGTCGTGCCCGATCACGGCACCGGCGCAGAGAGCGCATTCACCCGCTACTACACACATGTCGGCCCGATCACGTATTTCTCTCACGGGCTCTGCGGCTCATTCATGCTCGACCACCAAGATGCCTACAGTGCGGTCATCGATCACCTCGCCGTCGCTGCCTACCCACCCCGGGAGTCGGCGGCTCTGATCGGCCAACACGCAGCACGGCTTGACCTCGAACTCAACGACGCGAGGCAAGGTGCCGAACCTGGGGCCTGAGCGTCCGACGGCAACTTGCGCGTGTCAATGCCACCTGGATGAACCCCTACTGCCCCTCTGCGGAGCAACTACGATCTGTCGGCTGTGGGTGCGCTGGGGTCGGCCCTATCGCAAAGATATACGCAGGTCACAAGTAGGTAACCAATTAGCATGTGGCATTGGGTGCATCTGACGCACCCAATGCGGCATTGGGGCAGCAGCGTCGGAGCCGCCTGCGCCGCGAAGGCGGTCAGCGGCGTTCGTGCAGCAGCAACAACGTGTACGCCGCCACCGACTGCGCGTCCGAGAACTCCCCGGTGGAGATCATCTTCTCCACCTCGGTCCGGCTGAACCACGCCGTCCGCATGTCCTGTTCCTCCAGTTCCCGCT
Encoded here:
- a CDS encoding tyrosine-type recombinase/integrase encodes the protein MSSVAAADTELLITTKRGDSLRSHNWRTREFNAAVHAAGLEVDGLTPHKLRHTAASLAIAAGADVKVVQQMLGHADASMTLNIYEHLWPDRLDEVADVLDLRRGQALKRMSA
- a CDS encoding Scr1 family TA system antitoxin-like transcriptional regulator; translation: MVLGIELRAAREERSFGVRELARRVGINPAQLSSWEFGMRSPSPTDVAGILGALGVVGERKQRVLQIAEFAESDVIVLGQAGQPRHISTANACASTARSIVDWHPLLVPDMVRTPAYAEAVLVATLPRGAAPRAIFNARPRTRPGHLRNQEADLAVFVGERALTHPVGDPAVAAQQLLSLLELADDRRTRNTTISVVPDHGTGAESAFTRYYTHVGPITYFSHGLCGSFMLDHQDAYSAVIDHLAVAAYPPRESAALIGQHAARLDLELNDARQGAEPGA
- a CDS encoding DUF3558 domain-containing protein; translation: MTGVSRFVSVAAGLAVACTLAACSGTTPGTPEPSASSTAPSTDPSVPKIASPLPPALIQGDPCAALTSAQVNGLFSKTPTRSPAAKDTGVAKSCSWGDDSRGSLVGIQFVYAWKRGLADVYATQGRGFLKVLAPVQGYPVVAYGPSDERSKGMCSVAVGIADNAAFEADVQFASAAVGQGDPCDDARKVADLAVTTLKAGA
- a CDS encoding NUDIX hydrolase, whose amino-acid sequence is MTDEHGAWKTFGERTIYDNKWVRLGLADVQAPNGERWDYHVVHLARIAIGLIVDDQDRVLMLWRYRFPTDQWGYELLGGLVEDGEEPAVTAAREIREESGYQPLGEAEHLISFEPLPGQVTAGTDVYLWRGAEKVGEPTDTEEVGRLEWVPLSRILELAQRQELLGAGALVPLLYYVASRGTR